Genomic window (Amphiura filiformis unplaced genomic scaffold, Afil_fr2py scaffold_197, whole genome shotgun sequence):
GATTTGTTGCTTTGCAACGTTTCTATTaatttgcaatatttattttactgatgtacacatatatacaagaaaaatacctaaataaatttTCACCCTACTTTACAAGAGTGTTATAATGCAGCAACAGTGATTTGATGATCAGAATAAATCTCTATATACAAGTATCACAGTAACTTGCCCTGGCCCCAACACATGTAAAATGAAATTGACTTGTAGAATCTGACAGCATCAATGGTTATCATGTCAACTTGCTGCCTGACTGCACTACCTTCCTGTATTCAACAAGGTCCTTACTGACCTATCGCGTAAGAAGAACTAGGTCTTGCGATGCTACACAGCTTGTTTAGCAAATGAGGCGCCAATGAAGTgattcaattaaccaatcagaacccacttccatgtttatgcTGTAAACAGCGCCAGATTGGCAGACTGCAAAGGACTTTGTCCAATAATATATCTAAGTTGAATGTTGATAATCTCTCAAATTCAGCCCTATTTTATAACAACTGTCAAATGTGCACTGAAGGAGCCAACCCTTGCTTGCCATATCTAAACAGATATCTAGACAGAACTGTCAAATGTGCACTGAAGGAGCCAACCCTTGCTTGCCATATCTAAACAGATATCTAGACAGAACTGTCAAATGTGCACTGAAGGAGCCAACCCTTGCTTGCCATATCTAAACAGATATCTAGACACAACTGTCAAATGTGCACTGAAGGAGCCAACCCTTGCTTGCCATATCTAAACAGATATCTAGACAGAACTGTCAAATGTGCACTGAAGGAGCCAACCCTTGCTTGCCATATCTAAACAGATATCTAGACAGAACTGTCAAATGTGCACTGAAGGAGCCAACCCTTGCTTGCCATATCTAAACAGATATCTAGACACAACTGTCAAATGTGCACTGAAGGAGCCAACCCTTGCTTGCCATATCTAAACAGATATCTAGACAGAACTGTCAAATGTGCACTGAAGGAGCCAACCCTTGCTTGCCATATCTAAACAGATATCTAGACAGAACTGTCAAATGTGCACTGAAGGAGCCAACCCTTGCTTGCCATATCTAAACAGATATCTAGACAGAACTGTCAAATGTGCACTGAAGGAGCCAACCCTTGCTTGCCATATCTAAACAGATATCTAGACAGAACTGTCAAATGTGCACTGAAGGAGCCAACCCTTGCTTGCCATATCTAAACAGATATCTAGACAGAACTGTCAAATGTGCACTGAAGGAGCCAACCCTTGCTTGCCATATCTAAACAGATATCTAGACAGAACTGTCAAATGTGCACTGAAGGAGCCAACCCTTGCTTGCCATATCTAAACAGATATCTAGACAGAACTGTCAAACTGCCATTCAAAGGAGCTCAAACATCAAAAATCCCAAATATGAAAAGGAGTAGATGTCTTTTTATGAAAAGCATGCTACATTCTTTAAAGGCCTGCTAATTTTGCAATCAGGTGGATAGAATTCAAATCTATGTCTAAATACTGGTAATGTCTGTAGTCATTTCATATTACAAATTGGCATACAACAAGGGTATCCCAAACATGACTTGTACTAGTACAAGGACGACACATGTACTCCTTCATTTAATCTGTATCcctattcattcattttattaacCAATCCCATAAAGGATAGCTTCAATTGGGCCTGGTTGTTCAGGGCCATATAAACCAGTCCCAATTGTTGGTACTACCAAGTCGCACACAGTTGACTGATGCTTGGGATATCAGGCCATCCTCATTACTCATTTCAGCTACAAGCAATAAGTCTTGTATGTACATTGTCTGTTAGTCCCcaaactaccccccccccctcccaataaCAGAAACAGTTTCCCATGGTAAACATCACTTGCCACCTAACTCATTAAACTATCTGACTGTTTAGTCTTCATATTCAAATACAACTTTCCTACAACAAAATATATGATTGTCAAACATTTTCTTGCATACAATTACCGTACCTCAGGTGCTCTTTGGAAAAATTACAAATACATTCACAAACAACTGTTAAAAAAATCCCATTAACATTTGTACATCAATCCCACATACAATACCGACCACTAATGCTCAATGCTAATGTCAACATTGTTAGTCCATACAAATTTTACTATGTAAAATAAATACTCATGCACTTGTCTTTGTATACAAGtaatacaaaaaaattattaaaaaaaaatttgatttacaGGTTTATTTTTATGTTACAAAACATTAACCAATTCTCCTATACACGCATATATTCCATAAACATATTCCCATTCGTTCCATTTTTAGAACAAAGGAGAGGGGAAGTAAACCATACAACCAACTTTCATAGCAGAATGGTTTTGACAACACATACAATTgagcctactaggcctatatgattcaaatgttatttttattacATTGTTTAGAAAAACTTCTTACTAGACAGTATTTCCAACTAGAGTTTGATCTGATTTAATGTTAACATGACAAACATAGATTTCTCTACAAATATCTTTTATATACACTATAATACGGACTGCCCCAGCAAATAGAAGGCATACAGAACGTGAATTGTAGCATAATTTAATGCACACTTCGTTGTCCAGTCCCATGTTTTACAACATTCTAATAGACCCTGTGTAATACTACATCATTAAAACACTGTCCTCCAATCGATTCCAGAGAACAATAAACCTCTCCAACATAGCTGGCATTGTTTCTACCATTGCgattggtttattgcatagggtctataTCGATGAGTTGACACATGCAACTCACATTTGGTACGCCCTTTGGCCCGACATAAAAACTGCCTACAGGGTAAAAGAGCATAATAGTCTACAGGAAAGAAGCTGATTTTGGCATTAACTAtggttcaaagcaaataatatcaACAATGGCCTATAGCTGCTCATGGTTTTGCACAAGTGGTGTGCCATAGATACTGTGTATTATTTTGCCCTGTGTGAAACAACAGAGGACAacctgaatgtaaacatgtgaggtcataggtcaactcatctattaaTGAGTGAATAAAGTGCTTCCTGCTGAATATTGTCAGGCCAGGTAGTTTCTTTGCTCATTATTCACAGCTCAAGTTTcttatcaaatataattttttaaacaagcttggtcgatccttcatgtaattatttcgtgtcagctaatcctaaccctaattatgagtataattacatgaaggaataaccacaAGCAAACAATTCATCAAACTTTAATAATAACAGTATTTTGTTCTTTACATCATGAAATCCCTGATAGATCTAGTTAAACCATTAGCTCTTTATACCTTTTACTTTTTGCACAAAGAATTTCTCCAGCACGTCAGCACATTGGTAGAATGGCGAGTCGCTTGGATTGTAGTAGCGGCAgttgtcaaatattttgcttaCGTCTGCCATAAACTCATGTAGCTTATTGTAGtcctttttcttcacttttgccTCCACTACCGATAGGTCTATAGAAAAGAAAAAGATTCCGTAATTAGTAATAACTACCGGTAGATTTATATAACGACTCAACCCAAAAGGCAATCACACTTGGGCTAGCAAGTCCACTCACCAATTTCCAATCTGGCTGCCTGGCATTGAGTAGAATTTGGTTGTGTCCTTTGACACCAAGTCTTATGCATCTTGGGCTAGTGGTACTGACCAGGTATGGTAGGCACAGTGGCATAGAATTGAGgaaacatttgaaggttttcaAGACATTACTTCTAATAACCCCTACATATCTGTGTTCAACCCATAACACCAGTGGTCCTTGTGGCCAAGTTTAGTTGAGGTCAATATAAATtaaatgtctttttaaatataatgatgtatattcatacgtagcggtaaacataaatagaaagcaaaattatacttctacactactcaaatttggtacactcaccggagcgctttcaccaggtcaaccggcgtcttcagcggatgttattgctctgaagatggttgttgctagtgatgtagtactaggacacctccgatgacgtcacagatgttgatgacgtcaaacttgaagatgtcttggaagcaatccatattagaactattagacccagactgaaccgtgacaaagggttggacatcgaccctgtctgggacaacctcctgaccccccggaaccaagggggcggcacaacatcttcaagtttgacatcatcaacatctgtgacgccatcggaggtgtcctagtactacatcactagcaacaactaTCTTCAgggcaataacatccgctgaagacgccgttgacctggtgaaagcgcccgatgagtgtaccaaatttgagtagcgtagaagtataattttgctttctgtcTTTTTAAAAGTTGTTAAAGTTACATAATCACTCATAACCTTGTAACAAGTGTAAGAAGGTTTGGACCATTCTTTAGCATTTTTTaagtcaaaattgaaaatagtTGCCATTTTAAATTCAACAATTAAAAGACTCATTTCTCTTGACGGTGTCACATATTTTGCCTGCCTGCCAGgagtatctatctatctatgtatcaatATCTTACCCATAGGTTCTTTGATGACCTGGTAATAATCTGGTGCATCTATATCACTAACAGGCTCTAGGAATGGCCATGCCATCTTGTGACTCTGCAAAAGCATCAACAGAAAAATTCACTAATTTCAAGGTAAAATGGGCTAAACCACACCCTGCATGACACATTATTTTGGAATTAAAAACTCAATTCAACAGTTGGACCCATTCCAGATCCAACAATTGTCTTGGGGTTGAAGAGGGAAATGATACCTAATAATAAGCATATACATACATGGTATAGAGACAGGAATAGTGACTTCACAGGCTCTTTCTCAACAAGTTCAGTCGAGACTAAAATTAAGGGGATGTTCCCCGATGACCCAAAGCAAGATGAAGCAAGCTTCTTGCATCTTACTCATCACAACGGTAACTTTGTCACAAAATTTACCCAGGTATCAGAGGCCCTACGGTTGCCCCTCTGAACTCAACCAGATCCTTGACAGTGGCACTCTCCTTCAAAAAGGGTGTTGACAGTGCTTTAGGCAATCCATACTCTACTATACATTGTAGGTTTGTGTGAGTACCCACCTCTAGTTGTCTCACTATCTTCTTCAACTGTTCATAGTCTTTGGTTGACAATGGTTTCTGTTCCTTGGTACCCTTTATACTCTTAGATTGGCAGTTGGGACAGATGTAATTTTCTATTGTCTCTGCTTCTGTCTGAGTAATGCCCACACAATGACCGTGGTACCAGTCGTTGCAGCGATCACATCCTATGTAGAATCTGCAAGTTTGACATTACAAGAAAAATGATCATCACCAGAATGTATTACAACTAAACATAGGTCCAGTAGGAACCTAGTGACTATTTTTCCTCCATGCTAAAAACCCTGAAAGATGAAGGCTTCATTTGTCAGACCACACAAGTGCATTTAGTCACTAAGTTTGTTCTGAGACTTTGAGGACCCAAATTAGTATGTGCATTATCTAAATTATTATTCACACATTAAGGTTGCTTGTGAAACAACTTTGAGGCACACAAATTAGTGCATTATTTATTCTTATATCATTATTCAGAAACAACTTGTTGAAAGGCACACAAGTGCATTTAATCATTTCTgtgcaatttgcaattttttaagtttgcttaaaggtccgtaacccgatcgacaacatcatccccccgatttttgtcattgttaatgagtttttggtatcacaaaatagatactatttttctcattactatcctgaaatttgacgctccacgTCGAtctatttccggagaaatcggcGCATTAACACAAAAATAGCTTCCTTCCTGGCtaccaatttcttgaattatggactggcttatcgtagataattatagtctcctcaacagctagtttggtttcgcATCATTCACATTGTATGAAAAGAACGAACCGCAATAACTGCTGAAGAGACTTCAGATCGACCACGTTACTATAAAGGTATTAAACTTCCATCCGAAATTTGCAGCCGCCCGCCTGGCGCAGTTGGTTAGAGCATCGTATTTTGAACCAAAGGTCCCCGGTTCAAATCCCGGTAGGAAAAGTTTTTTTCTGCTccattttttaaacccaaaattatttacattcatttgaaatgtacatattgcaaaggGAAATacatttggtttcttttttttctgaatcggtatgaaaaagagtttttaaaaatctaaattttccgTTCACTATTATAGTACGGGCATTTCCAGCATTGTCGTCGgggcatttctgttttgctttgttattgagctctattgccattatgccataatttatatacaaaaatcatcaTGAACGATATACAGACGAACACGAAAAGACTGGTTGTGGGGAAATGTCACCGTAGTAGTATTGAAATGTGTACCTAATACAGTGGAGCTTGTGTCAGTGCAACCACACCACGCACGCATGGCACATCACGaacgggaattacggcacatgttattgcttcccttcccagaatgcaattcacgataccattattgggttgcaaattttgctatttattcacatttacgtagAAAATACTCTCgctttttttcacaaagctgcataaaggggacaatatttgatattatatgtaattttaaagacaatccatatccaaaaccaatagggttacccccctttaaaggggcatttcgtgatccacagcctcatccacccacttttcccaaaaaaagttgagatttttacaccactggatacctctggctacataatatttatgtaccaaatatttcttgcagattaattcgtttagcaaaaatattgccaaatttgaatttcgttctggtgcaccagaccagaacgaaattacaacacattgtctatggagaagtgtaatacacataatcatgcataactcgcaaaggcaaaatcaaaatcaactgaaattttggaaataagattttttagtggatatctactgaaaaatgtcataaaaagaggatgatgaaatcctcctttaagtgcaTTATTAGAAATTTGACCTAATTCCACATTTTCAAATCAAAACGGCACTTGTCTCATTCACTGGCGTTGGGTCACATTTTACAACGTCAAGCAGATACTACACATTTGCATTTGGCACACTTGTaatcccccccccctgaaatttttcagggataaaatggggacggcaaagagtaaagtgtccttcaAATTactgaaaatgggacaaaaaattgacaaatggggacgaaaatttagCTTTTCCCCCTCACAATAAAATTGTGGCCATGCTACTGTGTACAATTCTACTTACTGTGCTTCATCATATGGTGTCCTGCATATACAGTAGAGTTCTTCATCATTCTGTTGTTTATGCAGATCACACTCCTTACACACATACTCATTGAGCTGCTCTGCCTCCTCCTCTGTAATATTGACACATGACCCATGGAACCAGTTCTGACACATATCACAACCAATGTAGAACCTGTTGAGAAACACAAACATTTATGCTACACAATGcaagtttgcacaaaatatttcataaaatataataatatattggTGTCCACtttataaatatacaaaaaaaggTTTGACTTTTCATTAGACTTGCACGATCTCTTTTCCTAGTTGGCACCAATTAGTCGCGACTAAGACTATAGTAGCATCTATCGGATATCAAAATATGATGGGAAAATCCATGTGGATTCACATAAACATGGCAGTTactgaagaaaagaaaaaaaattatctaCACTTCATTTTTAAAGCAACTGAATCCTAAAATTTACTCCAATcattaatatatttttacaacAATACGGATTTGAGGGAgagtgaattttgtctgcagcttagggaacaagtgatgtaatgaaagatcaagcacaattatcaataatattatcatcatatcctatgttttcaaaagtgctcataTATTtatctgatcctttaattcttttgaggagtttaATATGGAatctactgtaaaagtcaatattttcgcgagaagatattttcgcggttttgatattgatacaatagaaac
Coding sequences:
- the LOC140145285 gene encoding nucleosome-remodeling factor subunit NURF301-like translates to FYIGCDMCQNWFHGSCVNITEEEAEQLNEYVCKECDLHKQQNDEELYCICRTPYDEAQFYIGCDRCNDWYHGHCVGITQTEAETIENYICPNCQSKSIKGTKEQKPLSTKDYEQLKKIVRQLESHKMAWPFLEPVSDIDAPDYYQVIKEPMDLSVVEAKVKKKDYNKLHEFMADVSKIFDNCRYYNPSDSPFYQCADVLEKFFVQKVKETWKLL